A single region of the Alphaproteobacteria bacterium genome encodes:
- the mltG gene encoding endolytic transglycosylase MltG, giving the protein MRHFLSKSLRTLADIFAYFFIFILIIIGFTFHFLSQEGPLQHESVVLIEQGDGLSEIGQKLVRQQIISSSFLFSAFTLLKGNAKKLRYGEYGFKPHMNLDEIIDHLAFGPTIRHKFLVKEGDTVSDIRTRLAQLTNLKGDLPYHTPEGVLMPETYYYEYGDKRASLLNRMNKSMQETLGDLWHKRAQDLPFSTPLEALILASIVEKETRLPEERPRVAAVFINRLKLGIPLQADPTVNYAITKGETILDRPLSRKDLSFPSPYNTYISKGLPPGPICNPGKDTLAAVLNPQSTKELYFVVNGKGGHEFAESLEKHNKNVSNWRKNK; this is encoded by the coding sequence ATGCGACATTTTTTAAGCAAATCATTACGTACATTAGCTGATATTTTCGCTTATTTTTTTATTTTCATTCTTATTATTATCGGGTTTACCTTTCATTTTTTATCTCAAGAAGGTCCCCTTCAACATGAATCTGTTGTTCTCATCGAACAAGGTGATGGCTTAAGTGAAATTGGTCAAAAACTTGTTCGTCAGCAAATTATTTCGTCTTCATTTTTATTTTCAGCTTTCACGCTTTTAAAAGGCAATGCCAAAAAATTACGTTATGGTGAATATGGATTCAAACCTCATATGAATCTTGATGAAATCATTGACCATTTGGCTTTTGGCCCCACCATTCGACATAAATTTCTGGTGAAAGAGGGCGATACTGTCAGTGATATTCGGACAAGACTCGCCCAATTAACAAATCTGAAAGGTGATTTACCGTACCATACACCTGAAGGTGTTTTAATGCCTGAAACCTATTATTATGAATATGGCGATAAACGCGCATCACTTTTAAATCGAATGAACAAATCAATGCAAGAAACTTTAGGTGATTTATGGCACAAACGTGCTCAAGACCTACCTTTTTCAACACCTTTAGAAGCGCTTATTTTAGCGTCTATCGTTGAAAAAGAAACACGTCTGCCCGAGGAAAGACCACGTGTTGCAGCTGTCTTTATAAATCGTTTAAAACTAGGCATTCCGTTGCAAGCCGATCCAACTGTTAATTACGCCATTACAAAAGGCGAAACAATATTGGATAGACCTTTATCGCGTAAAGACTTATCCTTCCCAAGCCCATACAACACCTATATATCCAAAGGATTACCGCCCGGGCCCATTTGCAATCCTGGCAAAGATACGCTTGCTGCCGTTTTAAATCCCCAATCGACTAAAGAGCTTTATTTTGTTGTAAACGGCAAAGGCGGCCACGAATTCGCCGAGAGCCTTGAAAAACACAATAAAAATGTATCTAATTGGCGTAAGAATAAATAA
- a CDS encoding TetR/AcrR family transcriptional regulator — MNNKDNKVRRSYTSESRETQAALTRNRILISARKLFEAEGFERATIEKLAQTAEVSMPTIYALFKSKRGVLGALMDEAFPAHHVLHAETKQEKSPKKRLMIAAKMSRQMYDIERTQLHLFQSAAVLAPEFKQLEKEREERRYTRLEESIKTMALEKSFKKELDPSKAHDILWALTGRDLYRMLVIEQHWNSDEYENWLSQILIKTLIDDDYNEL, encoded by the coding sequence ATGAACAACAAAGATAATAAAGTACGAAGAAGTTACACTTCTGAATCTAGAGAAACTCAAGCGGCCCTTACACGCAATCGCATTCTTATTTCAGCCAGAAAGCTTTTTGAAGCCGAAGGATTTGAACGCGCAACAATTGAAAAATTAGCACAAACGGCAGAAGTGTCAATGCCCACAATTTACGCTTTATTTAAATCCAAACGCGGTGTTCTGGGCGCCTTAATGGATGAAGCTTTTCCTGCGCACCATGTGTTGCACGCAGAAACCAAACAAGAAAAATCACCCAAAAAACGCCTTATGATCGCTGCTAAAATGTCGCGCCAAATGTACGATATTGAACGCACACAACTTCATCTTTTTCAAAGTGCTGCCGTTTTAGCACCCGAATTCAAACAGCTTGAAAAAGAAAGAGAAGAACGTCGCTATACAAGGCTAGAAGAATCCATCAAAACAATGGCGCTTGAAAAATCTTTTAAAAAAGAACTCGATCCGTCTAAAGCACATGATATATTATGGGCTCTTACAGGGCGCGATTTGTATCGCATGCTTGTGATTGAACAACATTGGAACTCAGATGAATATGAAAATTGGTTAAGCCAAATATTAATCAAAACACTCATTGATGACGATTATAATGAGCTCTAA